Proteins encoded by one window of Chryseobacterium sp. POL2:
- a CDS encoding SDR family oxidoreductase, with protein MNLYTQPMLREGALQDKVAIVTGGGSGLGKAMTKYFLQLGAKVVITSRNLDKLQATAKELEEETGGKVLCVSCDVRNWDEVEAMKEATLKEFGKIDILLNNAAGNFISPTERLTHSAFDSILDIVLKGTKNCTLSIGKHWIDTKSPGTVLNIVTTYSWTGSAYVVPSACAKAGVLAMTRSLAVEWAKYGIRFNAIAPGPFPTKGAWDRLLPGDLQEKFDMRKKVPLRRVGEHQELANLAAYLVSDYSAYMNGEVVTIDGGEWLQGAGEFNMLDQIPTEMWDMLEQMIKAKKSN; from the coding sequence ATGAATTTATACACACAACCTATGCTTCGCGAAGGAGCGTTACAAGATAAAGTAGCCATTGTTACAGGTGGTGGAAGCGGTTTGGGCAAAGCGATGACCAAATATTTCCTTCAGTTAGGAGCAAAAGTAGTTATCACTTCCAGAAATTTAGATAAATTACAGGCCACTGCTAAAGAATTAGAAGAAGAAACGGGCGGTAAAGTTTTATGTGTTTCTTGTGATGTTCGAAATTGGGACGAAGTGGAAGCCATGAAAGAAGCTACGCTAAAAGAATTTGGTAAAATTGATATTCTATTAAATAATGCTGCAGGAAACTTTATTTCACCAACTGAAAGATTAACGCATTCCGCTTTTGATTCTATTTTGGATATCGTTTTAAAAGGAACCAAAAATTGTACGCTTTCTATCGGGAAACATTGGATAGATACCAAATCTCCAGGAACGGTTCTTAATATTGTTACTACGTATTCTTGGACAGGCTCAGCGTATGTGGTGCCTTCTGCCTGCGCAAAAGCAGGTGTTTTGGCTATGACGAGAAGTTTAGCAGTGGAATGGGCAAAATATGGAATTCGTTTTAATGCCATTGCTCCAGGACCTTTCCCAACAAAAGGAGCTTGGGATAGACTTCTTCCTGGCGATTTGCAAGAAAAATTCGATATGCGTAAGAAAGTTCCTTTAAGAAGAGTCGGAGAACATCAGGAATTAGCCAATCTAGCGGCTTATTTGGTCTCAGATTATTCGGCTTATATGAATGGGGAAGTGGTAACTATCGACGGTGGCGAATGGTTGCAGGGCGCAGGTGAATTTAATATGCTCGATCAAATTCCTACGGAAATGTGGGATATGTTAGAACAAATGATTAAAGCTAAAAAAAGTAACTAG
- a CDS encoding lysoplasmalogenase → MKRTVLLILLLVFFLADLYFVGSHQENFRFFTKIMLLPLLTLYYVLEVKSQKMKPNTWFVAGLVFSFFGDLFLLFKWGFLLGLGSFLLAHVFYVICFIKLKIKNAWGFLPFIIAYLLGLFCYLFPHLDEMKIPVILYGIVISAMLFTSLRTGKSLLIVSALLFVISDSILSISLFVNSNVVLQLLVMLTYVAAQFLLVLGMLKSTK, encoded by the coding sequence ATGAAGCGCACGGTTTTACTCATACTGCTTTTGGTATTTTTCTTAGCTGATCTATATTTTGTTGGATCACATCAGGAGAATTTCAGGTTTTTCACCAAAATAATGCTGCTGCCTTTACTTACTTTATATTATGTATTGGAAGTTAAATCCCAAAAAATGAAGCCGAATACATGGTTTGTAGCAGGATTAGTCTTTAGTTTTTTTGGCGATTTATTTCTGCTGTTCAAATGGGGATTTCTTTTGGGATTAGGGAGTTTTCTATTGGCTCATGTATTTTATGTGATTTGTTTTATCAAGCTTAAAATCAAAAATGCTTGGGGATTTTTACCATTTATAATCGCTTATTTATTAGGTTTGTTTTGCTACTTGTTTCCGCATTTAGACGAAATGAAAATTCCCGTTATCTTGTACGGAATCGTCATCTCCGCAATGCTTTTTACCAGTCTTAGAACAGGAAAATCACTGCTGATAGTTAGTGCGTTGCTGTTTGTCATTTCCGATTCAATTCTTTCTATTTCCTTATTTGTGAATTCGAATGTCGTTCTCCAACTTTTGGTGATGCTTACTTATGTTGCCGCTCAGTTTCTTTTGGTTCTTGGAATGTTAAAATCTACAAAATAG
- a CDS encoding dihydroorotase, translating into MKILIKNAQIVNEGQIFESDLLIENDIISKIAENISEENIEQIIDASGKFLLPGVIDDQVHFREPGLTHKGDIESESKAAIAGGVTSFIDQPNTVPNAVTQELLEEKYQLGAEKSYANYSFSMGGTNDNLEEVLKTNPKNVAAIKLFLGSSTGNMLVDNPETLENIFSKTKMLICVHCEDEDTIKANTEKYKAEYGEDIPVKFHHLIRSEEACYKSSSKAVELAEKTGARLHIFHLSTAKETALFRNDIPLKDKKITAEVCVHHLTFTNDDYETKGSLIKWNPAVKTQKDKDGLWEALLDDRIDVVATDHAPHTWEEKQNVYTKCPSGAPLVQHSLAVMLENYHNGKISLERIVEKMCHNPAILFQVEKRGFIKEGYKADLVLVDLDNPWTIAKENIISKCGWSPLEGTELKSKITQTFVNGHLAYDNGNFSLIKHGERLLFDRNVNI; encoded by the coding sequence GTGAAAATTCTAATTAAAAATGCTCAAATCGTCAATGAAGGTCAAATTTTCGAAAGCGATTTGTTGATAGAAAATGATATTATTTCGAAAATTGCTGAAAATATTTCCGAGGAAAATATTGAACAAATAATTGATGCTTCAGGAAAATTCTTACTTCCAGGTGTTATCGATGATCAGGTACATTTTCGTGAGCCAGGTTTAACCCATAAAGGCGATATTGAATCTGAATCTAAAGCAGCAATTGCAGGTGGAGTTACCAGTTTTATAGATCAACCAAACACGGTTCCGAATGCGGTAACTCAGGAATTATTGGAAGAGAAATATCAATTAGGTGCAGAAAAATCTTACGCGAATTATTCTTTCTCAATGGGCGGAACCAATGATAATTTAGAGGAAGTTTTAAAGACCAATCCGAAAAATGTGGCGGCAATTAAACTGTTTTTAGGTTCTTCCACTGGAAATATGCTAGTGGACAATCCCGAAACTTTGGAGAATATTTTTAGCAAAACCAAAATGCTGATTTGTGTTCATTGCGAAGATGAAGATACTATAAAAGCCAATACCGAAAAATATAAAGCTGAATATGGTGAAGATATTCCAGTGAAATTTCATCATTTAATTAGAAGTGAAGAAGCTTGTTATAAATCGTCTTCAAAAGCAGTTGAGTTGGCGGAGAAAACAGGTGCTAGATTGCATATTTTCCATTTGTCAACAGCGAAGGAAACGGCTTTGTTCAGAAACGATATTCCTTTAAAAGACAAAAAAATTACGGCTGAAGTTTGCGTTCATCATTTAACATTTACCAATGATGATTACGAGACCAAAGGAAGTTTAATTAAATGGAATCCTGCGGTGAAAACGCAAAAAGACAAGGATGGACTTTGGGAAGCTCTTTTGGATGATAGGATAGATGTTGTGGCTACAGATCACGCGCCGCATACTTGGGAAGAAAAACAGAATGTTTATACAAAATGTCCTTCTGGAGCGCCTTTGGTGCAGCATTCTTTAGCGGTGATGTTGGAAAATTACCACAACGGAAAAATTTCTTTGGAGAGAATTGTAGAAAAAATGTGTCACAATCCTGCTATTTTATTTCAAGTAGAAAAAAGAGGTTTTATTAAAGAAGGTTATAAAGCAGACTTGGTGTTGGTAGATTTGGATAATCCTTGGACAATAGCAAAGGAAAATATTATCAGCAAATGCGGTTGGAGTCCGTTGGAAGGAACAGAATTGAAATCTAAAATTACTCAAACATTTGTTAATGGGCATTTAGCTTACGATAATGGTAATTTCTCTCTTATTAAACATGGAGAAAGATTGTTGTTTGATAGAAATGTAAATATTTAG
- a CDS encoding oligosaccharide flippase family protein has translation MYKKLLTQTLIYGIGAIAPRIILFILNPLLIYKIPNEGFAMFTQLYAIISFVNIVLSFGFETAYFRFSAEKGEEKKTFNTSFWFLFATSSMFLILCYIFNQPIADYWGYSNNPEYIRWFALIAFFDTLLVIPFAWLRFNNMPIKYSVVRVVQSVFQAVFTAALFFWIPESFSKSIGLNNNVDFPFFSNLAGSFLGVLLLFPIILKVRFQFVVSLFKRMITYSFPLMLAGLAFMVNENFDKTIQRNHISDMEAGAYGGCYKLAVLMTLFVTAYRMGIEPFFFKQMDKGDATKTYAKVAEYFAFFASIVALGIIANISWLKTLFIPNTSYWIAIDIIPIIVIANLCFGIYYNFSTWYKVTDRTSMGTIISWTGAGINIGFNYLALVHYQSMIGSAWATFGAYLVMMITSYLLGQKYYPIPYRIKKMTLFLVMLGIFSFIIVKYFDYNVWLSNLLLIIFITSILVSEKKMILQLIKR, from the coding sequence TTGTATAAGAAACTTTTAACACAAACCCTCATATATGGTATTGGCGCAATTGCACCGAGAATTATTTTGTTCATCCTGAATCCGCTTCTTATTTACAAAATTCCGAACGAAGGATTTGCAATGTTCACACAGCTTTACGCTATTATTTCGTTTGTGAATATTGTGTTGTCTTTTGGTTTTGAAACGGCTTATTTTAGATTTTCTGCGGAGAAAGGTGAAGAGAAAAAAACATTCAACACCTCCTTTTGGTTTTTGTTTGCAACATCGAGTATGTTTTTAATTCTTTGTTATATTTTCAACCAACCTATTGCCGATTACTGGGGTTACAGCAACAATCCAGAATACATTAGATGGTTTGCCTTAATTGCATTTTTTGACACACTTCTAGTGATTCCTTTTGCTTGGTTAAGGTTTAACAATATGCCGATAAAATATTCGGTAGTGCGGGTTGTGCAATCTGTATTTCAAGCGGTTTTCACTGCGGCTTTATTTTTTTGGATTCCTGAAAGTTTTTCTAAAAGCATCGGGTTGAATAACAATGTTGACTTCCCTTTCTTTAGTAATTTAGCTGGAAGTTTTTTAGGCGTTTTACTCTTATTTCCTATTATTTTAAAAGTAAGATTTCAGTTCGTAGTTTCTTTATTTAAAAGAATGATTACATATTCTTTTCCATTGATGTTAGCTGGACTGGCTTTTATGGTGAACGAAAACTTTGACAAAACTATCCAAAGAAATCACATTTCGGACATGGAGGCTGGCGCTTATGGCGGGTGCTACAAATTAGCAGTTTTGATGACGCTTTTTGTAACCGCTTACAGAATGGGGATTGAACCTTTCTTTTTCAAACAAATGGACAAAGGCGATGCTACAAAAACTTATGCTAAAGTTGCGGAATATTTTGCGTTCTTCGCTTCTATTGTCGCCTTAGGCATCATCGCCAACATTTCTTGGTTGAAGACATTATTTATCCCAAATACCTCCTATTGGATTGCTATTGACATTATCCCGATTATTGTAATAGCTAATCTTTGTTTTGGGATATATTATAATTTTTCAACTTGGTACAAAGTAACTGACAGGACTAGCATGGGAACGATAATCTCTTGGACGGGCGCTGGGATTAATATTGGATTTAATTATTTAGCATTAGTCCATTACCAAAGTATGATTGGTTCTGCCTGGGCAACTTTCGGGGCATATCTTGTGATGATGATTACCTCCTACTTACTCGGTCAAAAATATTATCCAATCCCTTATCGCATAAAAAAAATGACATTATTTTTAGTTATGTTGGGCATTTTCAGTTTCATCATTGTTAAATACTTTGATTATAATGTATGGCTGAGCAATTTATTATTAATTATATTTATCACAAGCATTTTGGTTTCTGAAAAAAAAATGATTCTACAACTAATAAAAAGATAA
- a CDS encoding sugar phosphate nucleotidyltransferase, which yields MKIIVPMAGRGSRLRPHTLTVPKPLIPIAGKPIVQRLVEDITKVAGESIDEIAFIIGDFGDEVKESLIKIAESLGAKGSVYVQDEPLGTAHAIKCAEASMKGDVVVAFADTLFRADFVLDKNSDGVIWVKKVEDPSAFGVVKLDEYGFITDFVEKPKEFVSDLAIIGIYYFSNAEKLMEEINFIMDNDIKFGGEYQLTTALENLRQKGAKFTLGKVDDWMDCGNKNATVETNSKILEYEKECMAQYPSSAKIENSLIIQPCFIGENVEISNSKIGPNVSVGNGTKVINSNIDNSLIQEKTIIDHGNLSNSMIGNSAQYFGVAREISLGDYSVLDFFSKD from the coding sequence ATGAAAATTATAGTTCCTATGGCTGGACGCGGATCTAGACTTCGCCCACATACACTTACTGTTCCAAAACCATTAATTCCAATTGCAGGCAAGCCTATTGTACAAAGACTTGTTGAAGATATCACCAAAGTTGCTGGAGAATCTATTGATGAAATCGCTTTCATTATCGGCGATTTTGGCGACGAAGTAAAGGAATCATTAATAAAAATTGCCGAGAGCCTTGGCGCCAAAGGCAGCGTATATGTACAAGATGAACCTCTAGGAACGGCACATGCCATAAAATGTGCGGAAGCTTCTATGAAAGGCGATGTTGTCGTGGCTTTTGCAGACACTTTATTCCGTGCAGATTTTGTTTTAGATAAAAACTCGGACGGCGTTATTTGGGTGAAAAAAGTTGAAGACCCATCCGCATTTGGCGTTGTAAAATTGGACGAATATGGCTTCATCACAGATTTTGTAGAAAAACCAAAAGAATTTGTTTCTGACCTTGCGATCATTGGTATTTATTATTTTAGCAATGCTGAAAAGTTGATGGAAGAAATCAACTTCATCATGGATAATGATATAAAATTTGGTGGCGAATACCAATTAACAACTGCTTTGGAAAATCTCCGTCAAAAAGGCGCGAAATTCACGCTTGGGAAAGTTGACGATTGGATGGATTGTGGTAACAAAAACGCTACTGTAGAAACCAATAGCAAAATTCTTGAATACGAAAAAGAATGTATGGCGCAATATCCAAGCAGTGCCAAAATCGAAAACTCATTGATTATCCAACCTTGTTTCATTGGTGAGAATGTTGAGATCAGCAATTCTAAAATAGGCCCCAATGTATCTGTTGGAAATGGAACCAAAGTTATTAATTCCAATATAGACAATTCTTTAATACAAGAAAAAACAATTATCGATCACGGCAATCTTTCCAACTCGATGATTGGTAACTCGGCACAATATTTTGGTGTTGCCAGAGAGATTTCTTTGGGGGACTATTCCGTTTTGGATTTCTTTTCAAAAGATTAA
- a CDS encoding DUF4292 domain-containing protein: MKKLGIIILAASVLSACHTQKTATETTATTPISTTKPIKSNKVFFNKIAEKPAFEQVKINSKINVENGSFIPPISATIYIENGQKVWMNMAALFINVARGIATPDGVKAYESYNKTYIDSDFSYLNDLLKVNFIDYTSLQNLLIGKTFTPINEQDFELTQNAKGFSLNSKKNIKIEVDGILNEYAIQNDYSEDLNLIKVSLNNLTNKDLLEVYYNNWGKVEEIAFPKNVKIIIKGKKTDQILIENTKFDFSKMATPYSVPNNYKKTAIK; encoded by the coding sequence ATGAAAAAGTTAGGAATTATCATACTTGCAGCTTCGGTATTATCCGCTTGCCATACTCAAAAAACGGCAACAGAGACGACAGCCACCACGCCCATAAGCACTACAAAACCTATTAAATCCAACAAAGTATTTTTCAATAAAATTGCTGAAAAACCCGCTTTTGAGCAAGTAAAAATTAATAGCAAAATTAATGTTGAAAACGGCAGTTTTATTCCACCAATTTCAGCAACTATTTATATCGAGAACGGGCAAAAAGTCTGGATGAATATGGCTGCACTTTTCATAAATGTTGCACGCGGTATAGCAACGCCCGATGGAGTCAAAGCCTACGAAAGTTATAATAAAACCTACATCGATTCGGATTTTTCGTATTTAAATGATTTATTAAAAGTCAACTTTATCGATTATACATCTCTGCAAAATTTATTAATTGGTAAAACCTTCACACCAATCAACGAACAAGATTTTGAACTAACTCAAAATGCAAAAGGTTTTAGCCTTAATTCAAAAAAAAATATCAAAATCGAGGTTGACGGTATCCTTAATGAATATGCTATCCAAAATGATTATTCCGAAGATTTGAATCTTATTAAAGTGAGTCTAAATAATCTAACGAATAAGGATCTATTAGAAGTTTATTATAATAACTGGGGAAAAGTTGAAGAAATCGCTTTCCCAAAAAATGTTAAAATAATTATAAAAGGAAAGAAAACCGACCAAATCTTAATCGAAAACACGAAATTTGATTTTTCCAAAATGGCAACGCCATATTCGGTGCCTAATAATTATAAAAAGACCGCGATTAAATGA
- a CDS encoding murein hydrolase activator EnvC family protein — protein MIKKISFLLSILFFGSIFGQNTKEQLQKQNADIKKQIANINADLAKTKNESKLSLAYLNAVNQKISLREKSYNNTQKEKRFIEDDIYRSQLEINKNKRELSKLRKDYAEILVKAYKNKGVQNKVTFILSSKNIGEALRRIQYLKQYSEYQDRKAAEITNKATEIQKNIAKKQQSVNEKDKLLINQKKELATIEVERKQKEDLLVEFKKNETQLTTELKQKQAQQRSLEGQIRAIINEEIRAAKAKAEAEKKAEEERKRQALIAAAKEKARIDAENKAKAEALEKERKALEEETRKARELAAKKAADEKKRADEAAKAETDAKAEARRILAERESNDAKARAKAAEERLAAAKAAEAALNKKKEEEKKEAETKTMKAFGVGSVTAGSNFAESKGRIGFPVERGNITHRFGRQQHPVFKNIWEENNGIKIAVSPGSKARCVFPGVVSTIIVDGGTKTVMVKHGNYFTVYSNLSNVNVKSNQTVSAGTQIGEITTSLDGSYTLDFQIWNGTSPVDPMGWVSY, from the coding sequence ATGATAAAGAAGATTAGTTTTCTATTAAGCATCTTATTTTTCGGAAGCATTTTCGGCCAAAATACAAAAGAACAGCTACAAAAGCAAAACGCTGATATCAAAAAGCAAATTGCAAATATCAATGCAGATCTTGCTAAAACCAAAAACGAGTCCAAGCTGTCACTCGCATACCTCAATGCCGTTAATCAAAAAATTTCTTTACGAGAAAAATCTTATAACAATACCCAAAAAGAAAAACGTTTTATAGAAGACGACATCTATAGATCGCAACTCGAAATCAATAAAAACAAACGAGAACTTAGCAAACTTCGTAAAGATTATGCCGAAATTCTTGTTAAAGCCTATAAAAATAAAGGTGTACAAAATAAAGTTACTTTCATTTTGTCATCCAAAAACATTGGTGAAGCACTTCGTCGTATTCAGTATTTAAAACAATATTCTGAGTATCAAGATCGTAAAGCGGCAGAAATCACCAACAAAGCCACTGAAATTCAAAAAAACATTGCTAAAAAACAACAATCTGTAAACGAAAAAGACAAGCTTCTTATCAACCAGAAAAAAGAATTAGCAACCATCGAAGTGGAGCGTAAGCAAAAAGAAGATCTTTTGGTTGAGTTTAAGAAAAACGAAACGCAATTAACGACAGAACTAAAACAAAAACAAGCGCAACAACGTTCTTTGGAAGGGCAAATCCGTGCAATTATTAATGAAGAAATTCGCGCTGCTAAAGCCAAAGCCGAAGCTGAGAAAAAAGCCGAAGAAGAAAGAAAAAGACAAGCTCTAATTGCTGCAGCAAAAGAAAAAGCAAGAATCGATGCCGAAAATAAAGCTAAAGCCGAAGCCCTTGAAAAAGAGCGAAAAGCATTAGAAGAAGAAACACGAAAAGCCAGAGAACTCGCTGCAAAAAAAGCAGCTGATGAAAAAAAACGTGCTGATGAAGCTGCCAAAGCAGAAACAGATGCAAAAGCAGAAGCCAGAAGAATCCTTGCAGAAAGAGAATCGAACGATGCAAAAGCACGAGCAAAAGCCGCTGAAGAGCGTTTAGCCGCTGCCAAAGCCGCTGAAGCTGCATTAAATAAGAAAAAGGAAGAAGAGAAAAAAGAAGCAGAAACCAAAACCATGAAAGCTTTTGGAGTCGGAAGTGTAACCGCCGGCAGTAATTTTGCTGAAAGCAAAGGGCGAATCGGTTTCCCTGTAGAACGTGGAAATATCACCCACAGATTCGGACGTCAACAACACCCAGTTTTCAAAAATATTTGGGAAGAAAACAATGGTATCAAAATCGCTGTTAGCCCAGGTTCAAAAGCACGTTGTGTTTTCCCTGGCGTTGTATCAACAATTATCGTAGATGGCGGAACCAAAACAGTGATGGTAAAACATGGTAACTATTTTACAGTTTACTCTAATCTTTCTAACGTCAATGTAAAATCCAACCAAACGGTTTCTGCAGGAACTCAGATTGGCGAGATTACTACAAGTCTAGACGGTTCTTACACATTAGATTTTCAAATTTGGAATGGGACAAGTCCTGTTGATCCAATGGGTTGGGTTTCGTATTAA